Within the Fusarium musae strain F31 chromosome 11, whole genome shotgun sequence genome, the region ATGGATCTTCGTAGTTCCGGATACGCCGTCGCAAATTATCACTATAAGAAAGCAGTATCGGCAACGGCCGTACTTGATTAACAATGCGAATTACAGTGCTCTGCGGATGACGAGATGTGATTGGGTAAAGGTCAACAATGGATCCAAACATGCATTTAAGATTTATACGCTCTCTAGATCGGCAACCTGAGATCTGTATCATGTACTCAGAATGGTCGTCTGAGGTCTTGCCTGAATGAAACAATGGTTTCTCTTCACTGTAGATACCAAGTGGTTCTTTTCACCAGGTGCGTAGATCTGACTCCGTCTCGAGTAGCAAGGTATGGTGGGTTCTACGTCGGATCATGCCGCTCATGCGCAGGGGCCAGGGCatgaggaggctgagtcGAAGCTAATTATCGACTCAGAGTCCGAGTTGGGGATTCGACGGCTAATGCCATTGGGACAATGGAAGTGGCCTTATTGATATTCAGCCTTGGCAAGGAGCTTTCCGCATTGGAAGTTCTGTAACTATTCAGATAAGCACTAGATTTATTCACTGGCGCTATCAGCCTTCACTATAGATTTTAGTGAATGTCTCTTTTCACAATAGGCTCGGGTGATTCCTGAATACTGATAATTTGATCAATCAAGTCTGTGCAAGTACAGATTTAAAAAGGACAGCAATTCCCTGCATGAATCTTCCTTTTTTCCCTCAGCATCACAACATCTCAAGCCAACAATACATCTGAATCTCgaaacatcttcaagctcgCAACAATGTCCAAGTTCAACAGCCCCGTCCATTCACTCGTCCAGGCCCTTGCAGCCTTACCATTCTTCTCAGCCATGGCAGCCGCAACTGCACCTCTCAGCAACACACAGCTGATCCCtgccaacaccatcaccgccTGTTACGACACTGATGCCAACTCCTTGCTCCTCTATGCCTCCGGCACACACGtcgacatcaccaaagacATTGCCTTTGTCCAGAAGCCCCTCGATGGCGGGCTTCTCTTTGACCTCCAAGGTCAAGTTGGGCCCGTCACTAATGGGCAGTCCTACTACGAAATCACGGATAATTTCGACGTTGACCTTCCCAATATGGTCTATCCATCTGACACGGTGGTTGTCAATACTGAGAACCACAAACAATGGGTTATTGATATTTTGTACAGCGACGACGGCTGTGCCAGCATGGGCTCTGCTCTTGGCAGCCACCAGTGAAAGGCTAGACGTTACTCAAACTAGCAAGGGAGGGAATGAAAACTGCTCTAAAGTATgagttacttatatattattagttcTATTAATGAATGACTGATAAATCATGTCCTGTTTCAGTATCTctattttatactataaggaCAACTCTTGCACCTGGCTTTGATGATCTACATATTCATCAACTCGACTATAATGAGCTTTGAGCTTAATTGCTTGCATTCAAAACACCCAGCGAAAATACGACAGCCGGCCGGAAGAGCGCGGACGAGCTGGAGCGACTTCCCCAGGAGGCTAGCTAAAGGCAGGTTATCAATTGCTGCAGGTTCACTAGCCAATCGCCCTCGTATAAATCAGCCAATCACTCTCGTATAAACCCACCAATCGCTTTCGTATTCAAAGAATTCAACAAGGTCATACACTGGCACGTGTGTTGCCAATAAACAAAGCTTGGTTAGAATATTATTGCCTTCAACAGCTGTAGAGGGAAAGTTATTGTTTCAGATGCTCATTCATACCATGCAGTTTTAATCTATTCAACTTCATTATATATTCAAATCGTATACCACTTGGATGGCTATCTACTTAAGGGTGACTAGCTCCTCTGCACTTGTCGGATGAATCGCAACGCAGCTATCAAAATCCTTCTTCGTAGCCTCCATCTTAATCGCCACCCCAAATCCTTGCAATATCTCCGCActccccaagcccaagataTGCAGTCCCacgatcttctcctcctccccctgGCAAATGAGCTTATACTTTGAAGGCCCCTTATCCTCCATTATGGCATAATAAGTCGCCGTGAAGGAGGACTTGTAGACCTTGATATTATCCTTCCCGTatttcttctcggcctcttcttccGTGAGGCCAATAGTGCCAACTTCAGGATGGGCAAAGACGACAGAGGGAATTAGGTCATAGTCTAGCTTGCTTGTGTTGAGTTTTTCACCGCCGAAGAGCCGATCGCTCAGCTTGCGGCCGGCGGCGATTGCGACTGGAGTAAGCTCGATTTTGCCGACTACATCGCCGAGGGAAAACATGTTCTCCACGTTGGTGTTCTGGTACTCGTCTGTGATGATCTGACCCCTCTCGTTTTGCTTGACACCCACGACGTCTAGACCAAGGCCTTGCACTTCTGGCGTTCGGCCGATGGCCCAAATCAGAGTATCCAGGTCCTCGAGCTTGCCTTGACCAGTTGAGTCAGAGTAGTGTAGAGTAAGCTTTCTTGTTTTGGTGACTTTCTCAACCTTGCTTTCCTTGTGAATGCGTAGGCCTACTCGCTCGTACTCTGAAAGGATACCATCTTGAATCATCTCGTCAAAGGTTCGTAGAAGCTTTTCATGCCTAATGAAAACATGCGTCTCTGTTCCCAAGGCATTGAGCATTCCTGCAAACTCTACAGCGATATAACCGGCTCCAACAATTGCTACCTTCTTAGGTTGATGGTCGAGCTCAAAGAAGCCATCGCTATTGATGCCATGTTCGGCTCCGGGAATTCCCTGGGGAACTGCAGGATGTCCACCAGTCGCAAGCAGGATCTTCTTCGCGTTGACTTTGATCTCGGTACCATAATCGAGCTTTATCATGGACTCGTTCTTGCCTACAAGGCGTGCTCGGCCGTGGATGTATTCAACGCCGTCCTTCTCGAGGTTGCGCTCGTGTATATTGTTCAGGTTCTTAATGATTGCATCTCGCTTTGCCTTGAAGCTCGCCCAATCGAAAGCCGCCCTCTGTTCGACCGAGAAGCCGTAGGCCTTGGCTTCACGCATACTCTGTGCGAGATTTGCTGCGTTCCAGGTGATTTTCTTTGGAATACATCTGTGACGGTCAGCATTGGAGTACACTCTTAAGAAGGGGCAGAATTACCCAACGTTGACACAGGTTCCTCCTAATCGTTTTGCCTCTACTACAATGACCTTTGCACCATACCGTCCACTCGCTCTCTTAGCCGCGGCAAGACCTCCACTGCCACCTCCAATTACCAAGAAGTCGCAATACTTTGTTGAAGTCGCCATATCCACAGATACTCGAAACGGTCATAAAGTAAagtgaggaggaaaaggccgGACGTTGTGATGTGAGTCTGAGCCGTCACCTTGTTTGTACTAGTCATGGATTATGACCTTTACCAGATTGGGTAGATCTGTTGACTGAGCAATTACGATCGAGTCCCTCAGTTTAACAACGAAGGGAGAAGTTTATAAACAGGTATGtatctaaatataagtattgcAAATACAGTACAGCGAAAGTTTTGCTCTTATCTGTATTAGGAAATTTGGTAATTTGGAATCTTCAGCAAATGACTGCGGACGCCGAGCACAACAGTTTTCTCACATTTATACGCCGCATCTGATAAGTCGAGAGTAGTGACGTACTCCCGAACACCACCTAAAGTCACATGTTCCTCGTTGGTTAATGTGGGTGGCTATGCAGTCATGGTTACTGATAAATGATAAGCAGAGCTGACCAATGCTGACCAAGTCTTGCCTTTTGGCCGTGTGATCCGAGTTCGACTGAGTGCCAACAGAATTTGTCAACATTACAGCAAAAGCCCATCTGACCAGAGGGTACATAATCCAATGTGACCTGGTCTATAAGTCTTGAACGACTGCTCATCTCGTTATCTCCACTCATAACTACACAACAAAGCACTTCACAATGACCACTCATACGCCTGTTGAGGAATTCAATGCCCTACTCTCAGAGTCCTCAGTTCTTTTCGTCGTTTGTAAGTTAAACTTCTACTCATCCTATGCATCCCTATATCCCCTTTGCCCTGCCATCCTACGATGCTGTCATTCTATCTTCCCACTTAAGCTAAGACTTGACAGTTTACCGCGGCCACTGGTGTCCCTTCTGCCGAGCCTATCTGCAGACCCTCCAAGGACTGTCCCCTTCCATATCCTCACTCGGCGGTAAAACCCTCATCGTGACCGCCGAACCGGCTTCTTTCCTCCCTGAAATGCGCAAGCTGACCGGGTATTCCGGCGACGCTATCGTTGACACTAAAAACACTCTCGTGGAATTGGTCAAAGAAAGATATGACCTGGAGATAGCGGTGAGCGAGAGGAAGGGCTATGAGAATGGGATGGCGCAGCCAGGGATTTTGGTCCTGCGAAGGGGCAAAGGAGGAGACGTGACAGGACAAGGGGGAGTGGTATTGGAGAAGTGGGCAATTGTTCCAAGTGCGATGAATATTGGAGGGGCGAGTGATAGGCCGGACTTGGAGCAGGTCTGGGATAACGTTAAGGCAAAGATTGAAGGGAAAGGGGTCGTGCATAAGAGCTATAAGACGACGGGTCTACTGGGGATGTTGTGGGGCAAGATCTTTGGCTGATGTGAATAGGTAGAAATAGGAAAGCAGGAGAGTAAATTAGTTAGTATACTAAGTAGCTAAATGAATGAACTTAATTAGATTAGAATTACACCAAACTATCTAATATTGAGTATGTTGATTTAGTAAGAGAGCATCGTGAACGTTGAACCTATTTGACCTTGTCCGACATTCCTTATCATAACATCACAGTCACGAGTACTGTCCTGTACATGGCGAGGAATCGTTGGCTGAATTACATATACTTCCATTGCGATTAGCCTGATAGCACAAGGCATGAAGTGTACGGAAGCGATTGGCTGGTTAGTAGAGACCCCACTTCAATGCATGTCAACCAACATCCTTCAACCTTTGTGAGAACTCTTAGGCACGTCATCTATGTCCCGTATCGCCGCAATATGTCTTCTCGCCCTCCAACGCCGCCTAGCGAGCCCCCttgggaagatgaggacttCCGGTTCGCGACGAATGGCACTGCTTGTGAATGGGGTGAAGCATACCATCCGGGCGGTTATCACCCCATTCATCTCGGTGATGTGATACAAGAACGATACCGCATCATTCGTAAATTGGGATGGGGCCAGTTCTCCACGGTCTGGCTCGCTGTCGACATGCAGTATGTCCTTATCACATGAATCTTTCAACTTACTGACACTGTTCACTAGGATGAACCGCTATGTGTCTTTGAAGATCACTCTTGCAACTCAGAAAAGCGACACAGGCAAAGAGGTCTCTCTCTATAGATCTCACCTTCACGATGAGTCCCCATTTCTCGTAGTCCTTCATGACACGATTAAGATCAAGGGTCCCAATGGAGAACATGATAGCCTTGTATTTGAGACCATGGGTCCAAACTTGATAGCTCTTCTCAAGATGAGGCCAGAGTATCAATTTGGTGAGCCTTGGGATAGAAGGTTCACAAAGTCCTTCGCAAAGCATGCGCTACGAGACACTATCCAAGCGCTGCACTTCCTTCACGAACACGGTGTTATTCACGGCGATTTACATCCAGGCAACATCCTCACTTGTGTAGAGCAGCTAGAGGTTACTCCGGAGACAGAGATGAACTTGAAGCAGTCTGAGAGCGATGCTCAGCCGCTCAAACGTAAAGATGGGAAGAACGATCTATGGGCCCCATCATATCTTCTTGAACCTCGGCCTTTGAATGATCACTTCTCATATGACCTTCATCCACTTGTGAAGCTCAGTGACTTGGGCGGTGGTAAGTACTCTACCTCTACCGGTCGAATACAAAGTATTTTTCTGACTTTCACAGCATTCACTGAAGAAGACCCCATAATGGGTGCTAAGGCTATCACGCCGGTTGCTCTGAGAGCCCCAGAGACGATTCTTGACGAACGTCTGGGCAAAGGTATCGACATATGGGCCTTTGGCTGTCTGGTTTTTGAGATGATCGTCGGCCGATCTCTGTTCGTCGCAATCCAATCTCTTGAGGGAGAGGACTATGATGAGACTTCTAATGACGAGCATCTCATTCAGATCAGCGAGGTTATTGGACCGCTACCCCAACCACTACTCGAGAAGTGGCGGCGAGCAGATCAGTATTTTGATACAAGTGGTAAGAGGCTGGAAGTTAAGCCTCAAGAGGACGACTATGTGAGCGGCGATGAGGATATGGAGTTAGTAGATGGGACAGACGAGGAAAGTGATGGTCCTCCGCTCGCATATCTTGGTCgctttctctctctcgaGGATCAGTTTATGGCGGAAAGGCCAGGCGATATTGATGAGGCGGAAGCGAAGGAGATCATAGCGCTGTTGCGCTGGGTCTTCCGATATGACCCGGCTGATCGGCCGTCAACCAGTGATCTGATCGACCATCCTTGGCTTCGTTCAGCTACATAGATAAACGCACGCATACCATAGTATAGTCGAAATGAATTTTAGATTACATGTACTACTCAAAGCCTATAGCATCTGTAAGTTATTACTCTTTGTCGAAAGTTCCTCCAACGATTCCTGGCGTGCTCACGAACGAGGTACCGTTATACTTGCCCATCTCATCCCGTCCGAGCAAGAAACTCTCAGGTGGGCCAAGATAAGACTGTCTGACACCACCAAGATCAACCACGATCTTCTGAATCAAAATATTCGGTAGAAGTGCCCAGATTCTCAGCTTATAGGCTCCCTCCTTAGGAACATTGAACGCCGAAGTGGTGTAGTTTCCATATAAGCCCCAGACAGCGTTACCAACGGCGTAACCCCAACCATCAGGCATGTTAGTTCCCTTGTTGGGACCAATGGGTGTGACGATCTTCGGGTCGGGCTGCTCCTTGTCCGCTGGGAAGAGGGTGATGCCGTACTGCAGAGGGTTGCGGTCGCCGAGGTAGTTGGCGCCTGGGGACATGAAGACTGTCACGTTGACGACTGAgttgttgctgaagagaTACATGTCGTACTCCAGAGCTGGACCCTCgccgatcttgagcttctcggtGTTGAGGGGATACAAGCCCATGCCAGCGAGAGTACGACCGTAGTTCTTGATGGTGTGATACTCGAGAGAGGAGTCGTCAGAATCACCGTCGTGAATCTTCTGATAGTGTGATGCTTCGATGGAAACATGTCCATCAGACTCAACGAATCCCTCTTTGAAGCTATCAGGAACCTCTCTGTTGATGACCGTCACAACCAGCTTTGGCTCTTCACCAGCATACTTCTCAAAGCCACGGCAATCACTCGTGATGTTAATCATGACTTGTGTCGTGTTAGGTGCCTGGGGAGCATTGTCCCAGTCAACCGTGATGTAAACACGGCTATCAGTACCGTTATCACCACCGACTGTACCGTTGTACTGCGATAGCTGGACAAAGTCCTCCCATGGTGCTGCGCGCCAGTTGCAGCCCTTGTTTCCACGGTGAAATACATCGAAGTATCGGGACTGGGCGCCGTGGGGTTCCAGAGGAGGGAGTTCAAGGCTGTTGGAGGACAAGGAGTGCCAGCGGCTGTCGCCCTGGATAGTGGCGTTGGAACCCTCGACGCCAACGCCGTATTGGCCGCCGAGTGATGGCCAGACATCTTGGACGAAGCGGAGATCGGGGAGGGTGTTTCTCATTGGCTGTTGCCAGTATCCATCATAGCCAAGGTGAGTTTCTTAATATGTCAGTCTTATTCAGATCAAAAGAGTGAGAAACTTACGATCGAGCATGTGTGCCCACTtgccatcaagaacctcattCCATCGCTGAGTCAGATTCGAATCCTTGTACATCAAATCCACAGACTTCCAGATAACATCATTAGCAGAGTTACGCTTCTGTCCCGCGTACAACTGGTTCCTAGCGCCGTAGATCTGAATCTTATTCACGatctcaccaccaagaacagGATGTAGCAGCATCTCGAAGAAAGCGGGCTGATACTCTTTATCAAGCTTGTCGTAAACAGCCTGTGTATCCTCCTTCAAAGTAGCCCACTGCTCAAGAATAGCCTCGGCTTCATGGTAGTTGATCACAGAGTAGACTTGGGGTTCGAGCAACTCGAACTTGCGGCGGGCAGCGTACATGCCATAGCGCGTCATGATGCTCGTGATGGCCTCGACGTGTTCACTGCCGAATTCCCGCTCAACCCAAGCCTCAACCCACTTGGTTGTACCCTCCTTCTCCCACTTCTCGACGTCGTAGGCGAGATCCATGAAGTGGCTGATGGGAATCTCCTTTGGCTTGAGATCACCTACGTTGACGATCCAAATGCGACGCGCGTTTCGGTGGTAGGCGAGAGTCATCTGCTCGGTGGTCTTCTCGAGTTGAATAGTGTTGATCCACTTGTAGTTTCTGGGATCACCAACGTAGTCGAAGTGGTAGTAGACACCAGCACCGCCAGAGCGATCTGTCTCGTTCGCGAGAGGTAGACGACGGATGTTGCCCCAGTTGTCATCAGCCCAGAGAAGGGTGATGTCCTCGGGAACGACAAGGCCACGCTCTTGATAAGACTGAACCTCCTTGTAGAGACACCACAAAGATGGAACATCAGTCAAGTTCTTAACCTTGAGGCCTTCCTTGAGGATCTCCCGCTGATTGTCAACAAGGGTCTCGAGCATCTCAACAATCCCATCAATGCCGAGATCACCTTCAATAGCTGTGTCGCCAGTTCCTCGCATGGCCATAGTCCAAAGACTGTTTCTAGCATATGGCTTGGCACGAGAAACACCATAACGGAAGTACTCGTCGATGGTCTCGTTGTTGGTCTTGTACTGCCACTCACCCTCGTAGAACGTTCGGAACTCGTTCTGTGCTCGCATCATGGGCTCAGTGTGAGATCCACCGAGAACAATCTCGTAAGCGTCGAGAAGTGGCTGGTTGAGAGGATCGTCGATGTAGACCATACTCCCCCAGACAGTGGGCCAGAGGTAGTTGGCTCGAAGACGGAGAAGTAGTTCCGAGACGAGGGCGTAAAATTCGTGGTTGTAGGGAGCCTTGTTGTTCCAGGTTGGGTCCCAACGTGAACTACGCGTGTCAATGGCAATTCTTTTGTGTGAACGTAAAG harbors:
- the GTR1_2 gene encoding GTP-binding protein gtr1 (BUSCO:EOG09262H1X), which codes for MATSTKYCDFLVIGGGSGGLAAAKRASGRYGAKVIVVEAKRLGGTCVNVGCIPKKITWNAANLAQSMREAKAYGFSVEQRAAFDWASFKAKRDAIIKNLNNIHERNLEKDGVEYIHGRARLVGKNESMIKLDYGTEIKVNAKKILLATGGHPAVPQGIPGAEHGINSDGFFELDHQPKKVAIVGAGYIAVEFAGMLNALGTETHVFIRHEKLLRTFDEMIQDGILSEYERVGLRIHKESKVEKVTKTRKLTLHYSDSTGQGKLEDLDTLIWAIGRTPEVQGLGLDVVGVKQNERGQIITDEYQNTNVENMFSLGDVVGKIELTPVAIAAGRKLSDRLFGGEKLNTSKLDYDLIPSVVFAHPEVGTIGLTEEEAEKKYGKDNIKVYKSSFTATYYAIMEDKGPSKYKLICQGEEEKIVGLHILGLGSAEILQGFGVAIKMEATKKDFDSCVAIHPTSAEELVTLK
- a CDS encoding hypothetical protein (CAZy:GH115), encoding MKVSQVYLSLLGLLPAVAGLGQQSIVAFNKSDDAFQLVGGDAGSGQIRVSKDEYWGVIRAAGDLAVDFGRVTGTNFTLSNGKKKASPAKYKFKPVNVKNNTHFRTLDEQHFSGPNYSDPNAGNTKIIVGTIGHSELIDKLIKDGSLDVSKIKGKWESFVSQLVKDPIKGTAEALVIAGSDPRGTIYGIYDISEQIGVSPWYWWADVPIRKRDEIFVLAKPKIQKSPSVKYRGIFLNDEQPGLSSWVGSRWDPTWNNKAPYNHEFYALVSELLLRLRANYLWPTVWGSMVYIDDPLNQPLLDAYEIVLGGSHTEPMMRAQNEFRTFYEGEWQYKTNNETIDEYFRYGVSRAKPYARNSLWTMAMRGTGDTAIEGDLGIDGIVEMLETLVDNQREILKEGLKVKNLTDVPSLWCLYKEVQSYQERGLVVPEDITLLWADDNWGNIRRLPLANETDRSGGAGVYYHFDYVGDPRNYKWINTIQLEKTTEQMTLAYHRNARRIWIVNVGDLKPKEIPISHFMDLAYDVEKWEKEGTTKWVEAWVEREFGSEHVEAITSIMTRYGMYAARRKFELLEPQVYSVINYHEAEAILEQWATLKEDTQAVYDKLDKEYQPAFFEMLLHPVLGGEIVNKIQIYGARNQLYAGQKRNSANDVIWKSVDLMYKDSNLTQRWNEVLDGKWAHMLDQTHLGYDGYWQQPMRNTLPDLRFVQDVWPSLGGQYGVGVEGSNATIQGDSRWHSLSSNSLELPPLEPHGAQSRYFDVFHRGNKGCNWRAAPWEDFVQLSQYNGTVGGDNGTDSRVYITVDWDNAPQAPNTTQVMINITSDCRGFEKYAGEEPKLVVTVINREVPDSFKEGFVESDGHVSIEASHYQKIHDGDSDDSSLEYHTIKNYGRTLAGMGLYPLNTEKLKIGEGPALEYDMYLFSNNSVVNVTVFMSPGANYLGDRNPLQYGITLFPADKEQPDPKIVTPIGPNKGTNMPDGWGYAVGNAVWGLYGNYTTSAFNVPKEGAYKLRIWALLPNILIQKIVVDLGGVRQSYLGPPESFLLGRDEMGKYNGTSFVSTPGIVGGTFDKE